The Vicia villosa cultivar HV-30 ecotype Madison, WI linkage group LG1, Vvil1.0, whole genome shotgun sequence genome includes a region encoding these proteins:
- the LOC131644316 gene encoding phosphate transporter PHO1-like isoform X1, with protein MVKFSKELEAQLIPEWKEAFVNYWQLKKQIKRIKMSKTPNQNHHNTSNSIFDSICFIAKKISLNLSSPSDHDNTNIIKVRKKTIQDSGEEIYQTELVQLFSEEDEVRVFFLKLDEELNKVNQFYIKQENEFLERGETLNKQLQILLDLKKIIEDRRRKNYPTTKTNNAETFPRSPARDSSYSESFGDSDETNSEISHTDEVIASLEKNGVNFVNSATRTKTKKGKPKMAMRIDTPATNATRAITAITSMLWEDLVNNPSGDFIHKKKIQCAEKMIRSAFVELYRGLGLLKTYSSLNMVAFSKILKKFDKVSCQKASSNYLQEVKRSHFVSSDKVVRLMDEVEFIFTRHFANNDRKRAMKFLRPKQNKDSHMVTFLVGLSTGCFVSLFCVYAILAHLCSIFSPNYESSYMENVYPVFSVFALLSLHMFMYGCNLYMWKRTRINYNFIFEFSPKTSLKHIDAFLICTTLMTTVVGAMVVHLLLRAAGFSPSQIDALPGILLMIFIALLFWPLDILYRPTRYCFIRVIRNIICSPFYKVLLVDFFMADQLTSQIPLLRHLETTGCNLSSKVFRTHHPDTCHSGRLYIEMTYCISFLPYIWRVMQCARRWYDDHDVNHLANMGKYISAIVAVGARVTYNRQSDHLWFAIVLITSVVATIYQLYWDFVKDWGFLNPNSRNPWLRDDLVLKRKSIYYMSIALNIVLRVTWVETVMPFKVGPVESRLLEFLLAALEVIRRGHWNFYRLENEHLNNVGHYRAVKTVPLPFRETDSDY; from the exons ATGGTGAAGTTCTCAAAGGAGCTAGAAGCTCAATTGATACCGGAATGGAAGGAAGCATTTGTGAACTATTGGCAGTTGAAGAAACAGATAAAGAGAATTAAGATGTCAAAAACTCCAAACCAAAACCACCACAATACATCAAATTCCATTTTtgattctatttgttttattgcTAAGAAAATTTCCCTCAATCTCTCATCTCCTTCTGACCATGATAACACCAATATCATTAAG GTGAGGAAGAAAACTATACAAGACAGTGGAGAAGAGATATACCAAACCGAGCTTGTACAGTTATTTTCTGAAGAAGATGAG GTACGTGTGTTTTTTCTGAAGCTTGATGAAGAGTTAAATAAGGTGAACCAGTTTTACATTAAGCAAGAGAATGAATTTCTTGAGAGGGGAGAAACCTTGAATAAGCAACTTCAAATTTTATTAGACCTAAAGAAAATTATCGAGGATCGGCGAAGGAAAAATTATCCCACGACAAAGACTAATAATGCTGAGACTTTCCCTCGTTCTCCGGCCAGAGATTCTAGTTACTCTG AaagttttggagattcggacGAAACGAATTCAGAAATTTCCCATACTGATGAGGTAATAGCAAGTTTAGAAAAGAATGGTGTAAATTTTGTGAATTCAGCAACTAGGACAAAAACCAAGAAGGGAAAGCCTAAAATGGCAATGAGAATCGATACTCCAGCGACAAACGCAACTCGAGCAATTACGGCAATTACTAGCATGCTTTGGGAGGATCTAGTGAACAATCCAAGTGGAGATTTTATTCACAAGAAGAAAATTCAATGTGCTGAGAAAATGATAAGAAGTGCATTTGTTGAGCTTTATAGAGGCCTTGGTTTACTCAAAACATACAg TTCACTTAATATGGTAGCATTTTCAAAAATCCTAAAGAAATTTGATAAG GTGTCCTGTCAAAAAGCTTCATCAAATTATTTACAAGAAGTGAAGAGATCTCATTTTGTTAGTTCTGATAAG GTGGTTAGATTAATGGACGAAGTGGAGTTCATATTCACAAGGCACTTCGCCAACAATGACAGGAAAAGGGCAATGAAGTTTTTAAGACCTAAACAAAATAAAGATTCACACATGGTCACTTTTCTTGTCG GTTTGTCTACTGGTTGTTTTGTGTCCTTGTTTTGCGTATACGCAATTTTGGCTCATTTGTGCTCAATATTCTCTCCGAATTACGAGTCATCTTACATGGAAAATGTCTATCCTGTTTTCAG CGTGTTTGCATTGTTAAGTCTGCATATGTTTATGTATGGATGTAATCTATACATGTGGAAGAGAACTCGAATCAATTACAATTTTATATTTGAGTTCTCTCCAAAGACATCACTAAAGCATATAGATGCATTTCTGATATGCACTACTTTAATGACAACTGTGGTTGGAGCAATGGTTGTGCATCTTCTTTTAAGGGCAGCCGGATTTTCTCCTAGCCAAATTGATGCACTTCCCGGAATTTTACTTATG ATTTTTATAGCTTTGCTCTTTTGGCCACTTGATATTTTGTATCGTCCAACACGCTACTGTTTCATCCGTGTTATTCGCAATATAATATGCTCTCCATTTTATAAG GTTCTGTTGGTAGATTTTTTTATGGCTGACCAACTAACTAGTCAG ATTCCATTGTTAAGGCATTTGGAAACTACAGGTTGTAACCTTTCGAGTAAAGTTTTCAGAACACACCACCCTGACACATGTCATTCTGGAAGGTTATATATAGAAATGACCTATTGCATCTCATTTTTGCCATATATTTGGCGTGTTATGCAA TGTGCGAGAAGGTGGTATGACGATCATGATGTGAATCATTTGGCCAACATGGGAAAGTATATTTCGGCGATAGTGGCAGTAGGGGCTAGAGTAACATACAATAGACAAAGTGACCATCTATGGTTTGCAATAGTCTTAATTACTTCTGTGGTGGCAACGATTTATCAATTGTATTGGGACTTTGTCAAAGATTGGGGATTCTTAAATCCTAATTCCAGAAATCCGTGGCTTAGAGATGATTTGGTTTTAAAGAGAAAAAGTATATACTATATGTCAATT GCCTTAAACATTGTTTTGAGGGTGACATGGGTGGAGACTGTCATGCCTTTTAAAGTCGGGCCTGTTGAATCGCGACTGCTAGAATTCTTGTTGGCAGCACTTGAAGTAATCCGAAGAGGGCATTGGAATTTCTATAG GTTGGAAAA
- the LOC131644316 gene encoding phosphate transporter PHO1-like isoform X2, with protein sequence MVKFSKELEAQLIPEWKEAFVNYWQLKKQIKRIKMSKTPNQNHHNTSNSIFDSICFIAKKISLNLSSPSDHDNTNIIKVRKKTIQDSGEEIYQTELVQLFSEEDEVRVFFLKLDEELNKVNQFYIKQENEFLERGETLNKQLQILLDLKKIIEDRRRKNYPTTKTNNAETFPRSPARDSSYSESFGDSDETNSEISHTDEVIASLEKNGVNFVNSATRTKTKKGKPKMAMRIDTPATNATRAITAITSMLWEDLVNNPSGDFIHKKKIQCAEKMIRSAFVELYRGLGLLKTYSSLNMVAFSKILKKFDKVSCQKASSNYLQEVKRSHFVSSDKVVRLMDEVEFIFTRHFANNDRKRAMKFLRPKQNKDSHMVTFLVGLSTGCFVSLFCVYAILAHLCSIFSPNYESSYMENVYPVFSLHMFMYGCNLYMWKRTRINYNFIFEFSPKTSLKHIDAFLICTTLMTTVVGAMVVHLLLRAAGFSPSQIDALPGILLMIFIALLFWPLDILYRPTRYCFIRVIRNIICSPFYKVLLVDFFMADQLTSQIPLLRHLETTGCNLSSKVFRTHHPDTCHSGRLYIEMTYCISFLPYIWRVMQCARRWYDDHDVNHLANMGKYISAIVAVGARVTYNRQSDHLWFAIVLITSVVATIYQLYWDFVKDWGFLNPNSRNPWLRDDLVLKRKSIYYMSIALNIVLRVTWVETVMPFKVGPVESRLLEFLLAALEVIRRGHWNFYRLENEHLNNVGHYRAVKTVPLPFRETDSDY encoded by the exons ATGGTGAAGTTCTCAAAGGAGCTAGAAGCTCAATTGATACCGGAATGGAAGGAAGCATTTGTGAACTATTGGCAGTTGAAGAAACAGATAAAGAGAATTAAGATGTCAAAAACTCCAAACCAAAACCACCACAATACATCAAATTCCATTTTtgattctatttgttttattgcTAAGAAAATTTCCCTCAATCTCTCATCTCCTTCTGACCATGATAACACCAATATCATTAAG GTGAGGAAGAAAACTATACAAGACAGTGGAGAAGAGATATACCAAACCGAGCTTGTACAGTTATTTTCTGAAGAAGATGAG GTACGTGTGTTTTTTCTGAAGCTTGATGAAGAGTTAAATAAGGTGAACCAGTTTTACATTAAGCAAGAGAATGAATTTCTTGAGAGGGGAGAAACCTTGAATAAGCAACTTCAAATTTTATTAGACCTAAAGAAAATTATCGAGGATCGGCGAAGGAAAAATTATCCCACGACAAAGACTAATAATGCTGAGACTTTCCCTCGTTCTCCGGCCAGAGATTCTAGTTACTCTG AaagttttggagattcggacGAAACGAATTCAGAAATTTCCCATACTGATGAGGTAATAGCAAGTTTAGAAAAGAATGGTGTAAATTTTGTGAATTCAGCAACTAGGACAAAAACCAAGAAGGGAAAGCCTAAAATGGCAATGAGAATCGATACTCCAGCGACAAACGCAACTCGAGCAATTACGGCAATTACTAGCATGCTTTGGGAGGATCTAGTGAACAATCCAAGTGGAGATTTTATTCACAAGAAGAAAATTCAATGTGCTGAGAAAATGATAAGAAGTGCATTTGTTGAGCTTTATAGAGGCCTTGGTTTACTCAAAACATACAg TTCACTTAATATGGTAGCATTTTCAAAAATCCTAAAGAAATTTGATAAG GTGTCCTGTCAAAAAGCTTCATCAAATTATTTACAAGAAGTGAAGAGATCTCATTTTGTTAGTTCTGATAAG GTGGTTAGATTAATGGACGAAGTGGAGTTCATATTCACAAGGCACTTCGCCAACAATGACAGGAAAAGGGCAATGAAGTTTTTAAGACCTAAACAAAATAAAGATTCACACATGGTCACTTTTCTTGTCG GTTTGTCTACTGGTTGTTTTGTGTCCTTGTTTTGCGTATACGCAATTTTGGCTCATTTGTGCTCAATATTCTCTCCGAATTACGAGTCATCTTACATGGAAAATGTCTATCCTGTTTTCAG TCTGCATATGTTTATGTATGGATGTAATCTATACATGTGGAAGAGAACTCGAATCAATTACAATTTTATATTTGAGTTCTCTCCAAAGACATCACTAAAGCATATAGATGCATTTCTGATATGCACTACTTTAATGACAACTGTGGTTGGAGCAATGGTTGTGCATCTTCTTTTAAGGGCAGCCGGATTTTCTCCTAGCCAAATTGATGCACTTCCCGGAATTTTACTTATG ATTTTTATAGCTTTGCTCTTTTGGCCACTTGATATTTTGTATCGTCCAACACGCTACTGTTTCATCCGTGTTATTCGCAATATAATATGCTCTCCATTTTATAAG GTTCTGTTGGTAGATTTTTTTATGGCTGACCAACTAACTAGTCAG ATTCCATTGTTAAGGCATTTGGAAACTACAGGTTGTAACCTTTCGAGTAAAGTTTTCAGAACACACCACCCTGACACATGTCATTCTGGAAGGTTATATATAGAAATGACCTATTGCATCTCATTTTTGCCATATATTTGGCGTGTTATGCAA TGTGCGAGAAGGTGGTATGACGATCATGATGTGAATCATTTGGCCAACATGGGAAAGTATATTTCGGCGATAGTGGCAGTAGGGGCTAGAGTAACATACAATAGACAAAGTGACCATCTATGGTTTGCAATAGTCTTAATTACTTCTGTGGTGGCAACGATTTATCAATTGTATTGGGACTTTGTCAAAGATTGGGGATTCTTAAATCCTAATTCCAGAAATCCGTGGCTTAGAGATGATTTGGTTTTAAAGAGAAAAAGTATATACTATATGTCAATT GCCTTAAACATTGTTTTGAGGGTGACATGGGTGGAGACTGTCATGCCTTTTAAAGTCGGGCCTGTTGAATCGCGACTGCTAGAATTCTTGTTGGCAGCACTTGAAGTAATCCGAAGAGGGCATTGGAATTTCTATAG GTTGGAAAA